One part of the Dyadobacter sp. 676 genome encodes these proteins:
- a CDS encoding nucleotidyltransferase family protein: MVQYKQQVHEIIKSHQSSIQRFGAERLGIFGSFVRGEQKEGSDVDIVVEFREGKKTFRNYLNLAEYLEALLNRKVELVTWESLASFVQRSVKEEIEYVSFAD; this comes from the coding sequence ATGGTACAGTATAAACAGCAGGTTCATGAAATTATCAAAAGTCACCAGTCATCCATTCAGCGCTTCGGTGCCGAACGACTTGGAATCTTTGGTTCGTTTGTGCGTGGGGAACAGAAGGAAGGCAGTGACGTTGACATTGTCGTCGAATTTCGGGAGGGGAAAAAGACTTTCCGCAATTATTTGAACCTTGCCGAATATCTGGAAGCGCTGCTGAACCGGAAAGTTGAGCTCGTAACCTGGGAATCCCTGGCGTCTTTTGTCCAGCGTAGTGTCAAAGAGGAAATCGAGTATGTCTCCTTTGCTGATTGA
- the ilvA gene encoding threonine ammonia-lyase IlvA — protein sequence MSTSHSVPTLDNIFLAAERLRGVINHTPIFYNAHLSEQYGANIYLKREDLQTVRSYKIRGAYNKMASMASEALAGGVVCASAGNHAQGVAYACRKMQVKGAIFMPTTTPAQKVKQVRLFGQEWIEIHLVGDTYDDAYHASMAYRDSTNAVFVHPFDDLQVIEGQGTVGLEIFKDADFKIDYLLMAIGGGGLAAGISTVFKQLSPKTQLIGVEPEGSPTMHKSIQEGHVVTLENIDKFVDGAAVKRAGDITFDICSKSLNQILLVPEGKVCSSILQLYNEEAIVAEPAGALTVAALDLIGKDIKGKNVVVLISGGNNDITRTEEIKERSLLYEGLKHYFIIRFPQRSGAFREFLNVLGPNDDIARFEYVKKTNREQGPALVGIELKSREDFAPLIERMDANRVVYEYLNDQPDLFQFMV from the coding sequence ATGAGCACTTCACATTCCGTTCCGACTCTCGATAACATATTTCTCGCCGCCGAACGCTTGCGCGGGGTGATTAACCATACACCGATATTCTATAATGCACATCTTTCGGAGCAGTACGGAGCCAATATTTATCTCAAAAGGGAAGATTTACAAACCGTTCGCTCCTACAAAATCCGTGGGGCCTATAACAAAATGGCGAGCATGGCTTCCGAAGCCCTCGCGGGCGGGGTCGTGTGCGCGAGTGCAGGCAACCACGCGCAGGGGGTCGCCTACGCGTGCCGGAAAATGCAGGTGAAAGGAGCCATTTTCATGCCCACGACCACGCCAGCGCAGAAAGTGAAGCAAGTGCGGTTGTTCGGGCAGGAATGGATTGAAATACATTTGGTAGGCGACACCTACGACGACGCTTACCATGCTTCGATGGCCTACCGCGATAGTACCAATGCCGTTTTTGTGCACCCGTTCGATGATTTGCAGGTTATCGAAGGCCAGGGGACTGTCGGCCTGGAAATTTTCAAGGATGCCGATTTCAAAATCGATTACCTGTTGATGGCGATCGGCGGCGGTGGCCTTGCGGCAGGTATTTCCACTGTTTTTAAACAACTTTCCCCTAAAACCCAGCTCATCGGAGTAGAACCGGAAGGCTCGCCGACCATGCACAAGTCGATTCAGGAAGGGCATGTGGTGACTTTGGAAAACATCGATAAGTTCGTGGATGGGGCGGCTGTGAAGCGTGCCGGGGACATTACATTCGATATTTGCAGCAAGAGTTTGAATCAAATCCTGCTTGTTCCGGAGGGAAAAGTATGCTCCTCGATTTTGCAGCTTTATAATGAAGAAGCTATTGTAGCCGAGCCTGCGGGCGCATTGACCGTGGCCGCATTGGATTTGATTGGAAAAGACATTAAGGGCAAAAATGTAGTCGTGCTGATCAGCGGCGGTAACAACGACATTACCCGCACTGAAGAAATCAAAGAGCGCTCATTACTTTATGAAGGCTTGAAACATTATTTCATCATCCGCTTCCCGCAACGCTCGGGCGCATTCCGGGAGTTTCTGAATGTGCTCGGGCCGAACGACGACATTGCGCGTTTTGAATATGTAAAGAAAACCAACCGCGAGCAGGGGCCTGCATTGGTGGGTATCGAACTGAAAAGCCGCGAAGACTTCGCGCCGCTGATCGAGCGAATGGACGCGAATAGGGTGGTGTATGAGTATTTGAATGATCAGCCGGATTTGTTTCAGTTTATGGTGTAA
- a CDS encoding DUF86 domain-containing protein: MSDRPSGILLSDMLDSISAILDYSAGMSFHAFMEDRKTRDAVIRNLQVLGEAANRVPKRVREQHPEIEWMRIIRSRHILVHNYAGVDYEIVWRIIEVHLPPLQQLTPYFR; the protein is encoded by the coding sequence ATGTCTGACAGGCCTTCCGGCATTTTGCTTTCGGATATGCTGGATTCCATTTCTGCTATTCTGGATTATTCTGCCGGAATGAGCTTCCATGCTTTTATGGAAGATCGTAAGACACGCGATGCGGTCATCAGAAACTTGCAGGTTCTGGGAGAAGCGGCTAATCGGGTGCCCAAGCGGGTCAGGGAACAGCATCCGGAAATCGAATGGATGAGAATTATACGGTCGCGGCACATTCTGGTACACAACTACGCCGGCGTTGATTATGAGATAGTTTGGCGGATCATTGAAGTGCATTTGCCTCCACTACAACAGCTTACGCCATATTTTAGATGA
- a CDS encoding nucleotidyltransferase family protein, with product MEAKGILGTLQKSKRRLFEKYPLKSMGLFGSYARNEARKGSDIDILVEFASSVGFEFIDLAIELEEILNHKVDLVSKKGVKPNMLPYIEKDLLYV from the coding sequence ATGGAAGCGAAAGGCATCTTGGGAACGTTGCAAAAATCCAAGCGACGACTTTTTGAAAAGTACCCGTTGAAATCTATGGGGCTTTTTGGTTCGTATGCCAGAAACGAAGCGCGTAAGGGAAGTGACATCGATATTTTGGTAGAATTTGCTTCTTCCGTCGGTTTCGAATTTATCGATCTTGCGATTGAGCTAGAAGAAATACTGAACCACAAGGTGGATTTGGTAAGCAAGAAGGGCGTTAAACCCAATATGCTCCCGTATATCGAAAAAGACCTTCTTTATGTCTGA
- a CDS encoding four helix bundle protein: protein MRDFRKYGVWEQSHKLVLELYRLTKDFPADEKFGLVSQIRRAVISVPTNICEGCGKRSERDFARFLGISFGSCQEVEYLTLLSKDLGFLDANSHDLVQSEITSIKKQLYHLIKKLNAES from the coding sequence ATGAGGGATTTTAGAAAGTACGGTGTTTGGGAACAGAGCCATAAGCTTGTTCTTGAACTTTACAGGTTGACGAAAGATTTTCCTGCTGACGAAAAATTTGGCCTCGTCTCGCAGATACGCCGGGCGGTTATTTCTGTTCCAACGAATATCTGTGAGGGATGTGGAAAGAGGAGTGAAAGGGATTTTGCCCGATTTCTGGGGATTTCTTTCGGATCTTGCCAGGAAGTGGAGTACCTGACATTACTTTCAAAAGATCTGGGATTTTTAGATGCCAATTCACATGACTTAGTGCAATCGGAAATCACGTCCATTAAAAAGCAACTGTATCATTTGATTAAAAAACTAAACGCTGAAAGTTGA
- the leuD gene encoding 3-isopropylmalate dehydratase small subunit has product MAYDKFTILKSSAVPLPIENVDTDQIIPARFLKATKREGFGDNLFRDWRFNSDNTPKQDFVLNNPIYSGKILVGGHNFGSGSSREHAAWAIYDYGFRCVVSSFFADIFKGNSLNIGILPVQVSPEFLNKIFEAIEVDPKTELEVNLPEQTITILATGEKESFDINGYKKHNLMNGFDDIDYLQAMKEDIRKFEAERIF; this is encoded by the coding sequence ATGGCTTACGATAAATTCACCATACTGAAAAGCTCGGCAGTGCCTTTGCCGATTGAAAACGTAGATACCGACCAGATCATCCCGGCGCGCTTCCTGAAAGCGACCAAGCGGGAAGGGTTTGGCGATAACCTCTTCCGCGACTGGCGCTTCAATAGCGACAATACGCCGAAGCAGGATTTTGTCTTGAACAACCCTATTTACTCGGGTAAAATCCTCGTAGGAGGCCACAACTTCGGTAGCGGTTCCAGCCGCGAGCACGCCGCATGGGCAATCTACGATTACGGGTTTCGCTGCGTGGTTTCCAGCTTCTTTGCGGATATTTTTAAAGGTAACTCGTTGAATATCGGTATCTTGCCAGTACAAGTGAGTCCTGAGTTTCTGAATAAAATCTTCGAAGCCATCGAGGTCGATCCGAAAACGGAGCTGGAAGTGAACCTGCCGGAGCAGACCATCACGATCCTTGCCACCGGAGAAAAAGAATCTTTCGACATCAATGGTTATAAAAAACATAACCTCATGAACGGCTTCGACGATATCGACTATCTGCAAGCTATGAAGGAGGACATCAGGAAGTTTGAAGCAGAGAGAATATTTTAA
- the ilvB gene encoding biosynthetic-type acetolactate synthase large subunit: MGFNENQTATIHGSEPVVSVAKPELINGSHAVIQSLIAEGVKTIFGYPGGAIMPVYDAIYDYQDQINHILVRHEQGAAHAAEGFARISGEVGVCLVTSGPGATNLVTGIADAIIDSTPMVCIIGQVASHLLGTDAFQETDVMGITIPITKWNYQITTPDEIPEIIAKAFYIAKSGRPGPVLIDITKDAQQKLMTKPFVHKKTETLLSYHPRIAPKDEQLAAAAKLINQAKRPFLFVGHGVQIAGAEQELLQFIEKTDVPAASTLLGLSSMPVDHPNYVGWLGMHGNYGTNVLTNQCDLIIAVGMRFDDRVTGDLNRYAKQAKVVHIEIDPAEIDKIVKADAPVVGDAKKALEMLLPLVNENNHEAWRAEFRKYDAIEDQKITQPELAPTTEKIKMAEVIRTLSDKTKGEAVIVADVGQHQMMAARYYQFKKPSSYITSGGLGTMGYALPASFGAKVGAPDREVVAIIGDGCFQMTIQELGTIAQSGLPVKIIILNNNFLGMVRQWQQLFHQKRYSFVELQNPDFITIAKGFGIDGHTCAKREDLHASLDKMLASDKPYLLEVLVEKEENVFPMVPTGACVADIRLE, encoded by the coding sequence ATGGGATTTAATGAAAATCAAACTGCAACAATTCACGGCTCGGAACCGGTGGTTTCGGTGGCCAAGCCGGAGCTGATCAATGGCTCGCATGCGGTGATCCAGTCGCTGATTGCGGAAGGGGTGAAAACCATTTTCGGATATCCGGGCGGGGCGATTATGCCGGTGTACGATGCGATCTATGACTATCAGGACCAGATCAACCACATTCTGGTGCGCCACGAACAGGGTGCCGCCCATGCGGCCGAAGGTTTTGCGCGCATATCGGGTGAAGTAGGCGTATGCCTGGTAACTTCCGGTCCGGGCGCCACTAACCTGGTGACCGGCATCGCCGATGCGATCATCGACTCCACGCCGATGGTCTGCATTATCGGTCAGGTAGCATCACACTTGCTCGGTACCGATGCATTTCAGGAAACGGACGTAATGGGTATTACCATCCCGATCACGAAATGGAACTACCAGATTACGACGCCGGATGAGATTCCCGAGATCATCGCCAAGGCATTCTACATAGCAAAATCCGGCCGCCCGGGACCTGTGTTGATCGATATTACGAAAGATGCACAGCAAAAACTGATGACGAAACCTTTCGTACATAAGAAGACGGAGACTTTATTGAGTTATCACCCTCGCATTGCCCCGAAAGACGAGCAACTGGCGGCCGCAGCCAAGCTGATCAACCAGGCGAAACGCCCGTTCCTGTTTGTGGGGCATGGCGTGCAGATCGCCGGTGCCGAGCAGGAATTGCTCCAATTCATCGAAAAAACGGATGTTCCGGCGGCTTCTACATTGCTGGGGCTATCTTCGATGCCGGTTGACCACCCCAATTACGTAGGCTGGCTGGGAATGCACGGTAACTATGGTACAAACGTTTTGACCAACCAATGCGACCTTATTATCGCTGTCGGAATGCGTTTCGACGATCGTGTTACGGGCGATCTGAACCGCTACGCGAAACAGGCGAAGGTCGTGCATATCGAAATCGACCCCGCTGAGATCGATAAGATTGTGAAAGCCGATGCGCCGGTGGTAGGCGATGCAAAGAAAGCATTGGAAATGCTGCTTCCGTTGGTAAACGAAAATAATCACGAAGCATGGAGAGCGGAGTTCAGGAAATACGATGCGATCGAAGACCAGAAGATTACGCAGCCCGAATTGGCACCGACCACCGAGAAGATCAAAATGGCGGAAGTGATCCGCACCCTTTCGGATAAAACCAAAGGCGAAGCGGTGATCGTGGCCGACGTAGGGCAGCACCAGATGATGGCGGCACGTTACTACCAGTTTAAAAAACCGAGCTCGTACATTACTTCGGGCGGTTTGGGGACTATGGGTTACGCATTGCCGGCTTCATTCGGGGCGAAGGTCGGTGCGCCGGACCGTGAGGTGGTAGCGATTATAGGCGATGGTTGTTTCCAGATGACCATTCAGGAATTGGGTACCATTGCGCAAAGCGGTCTGCCGGTGAAGATTATCATTCTGAACAACAACTTCCTCGGAATGGTACGCCAGTGGCAGCAACTTTTCCACCAGAAACGCTATTCGTTTGTGGAGCTGCAAAATCCTGATTTTATCACGATCGCGAAAGGTTTCGGCATCGACGGTCATACCTGCGCGAAACGCGAGGACCTGCATGCGTCGCTGGACAAAATGCTGGCTTCCGACAAGCCTTACCTGCTGGAAGTGTTGGTTGAAAAAGAAGAAAACGTGTTCCCGATGGTGCCAACCGGGGCTTGTGTGGCCGATATCCGTTTGGAATAA
- the ilvN gene encoding acetolactate synthase small subunit: MTSYTICVFTENSIGILNKITTIFTRRRINIESLTVSETERKGISRFTIVIRSESREAVEKLVRQIRKIIEVLAVFGYLNEDIAYNEIALFKVSTPIGAKPLDIETINKVYKAWVVYWHLTYVIIQKTGTEEEIFEFFDYIKPHEILEFVRSGRVAVSKSPQTLVDYLPEAEWEYYQ, encoded by the coding sequence ATGACATCATACACCATTTGTGTCTTTACGGAGAATTCAATCGGTATTCTCAACAAGATCACGACGATTTTCACACGGAGGCGGATCAATATTGAGAGTCTGACCGTTTCGGAAACCGAACGTAAGGGTATTTCCCGCTTCACGATCGTCATCCGCAGCGAGTCACGGGAGGCGGTGGAGAAGCTGGTCCGCCAGATCCGCAAAATCATCGAAGTGCTCGCAGTATTCGGGTACCTCAACGAAGACATCGCCTATAACGAGATCGCATTATTCAAGGTGTCGACGCCTATTGGCGCCAAACCGCTCGATATCGAAACCATTAACAAGGTTTACAAAGCCTGGGTGGTGTATTGGCATCTTACGTACGTGATCATCCAGAAAACCGGCACCGAAGAGGAAATCTTTGAATTTTTCGACTATATCAAACCCCACGAGATCCTCGAATTCGTTCGCTCGGGGCGTGTGGCGGTGAGCAAATCGCCTCAGACACTGGTGGATTATCTGCCGGAAGCCGAGTGGGAGTATTACCAATAG
- a CDS encoding HepT-like ribonuclease domain-containing protein, whose amino-acid sequence MSPLLIDFLRHIESELRNIEDKTANLDYDRFVSDETLSKAVVRSFEIIGEACKRIPDEI is encoded by the coding sequence ATGTCTCCTTTGCTGATTGATTTCCTGCGACATATTGAATCTGAGCTTCGCAATATCGAGGACAAGACTGCTAACCTAGATTATGACCGCTTTGTGAGTGACGAAACATTATCCAAAGCTGTCGTTCGAAGCTTCGAGATCATTGGCGAGGCCTGCAAACGGATTCCCGATGAAATATGA
- the leuC gene encoding 3-isopropylmalate dehydratase large subunit, producing MSNQASTLFDKVWDAHVVRKIEDGPDVFFIDRHFIHEVTSPVAFLGLENRGIGVMYPERTFATADHNTPTINQHLPVQDPLSANQLKALEANAAKYGISHWGLGHARNGIVHVVGPENGITLPGMTIVCGDSHTSTHGAFGAIAFGIGTSEVEMVLSSQCIMQPKPKKMRVNVNGKLGKGVTPKDVTLYIISKLTTAGATGYFVEYAGDVFENMSMEGRMTVCNMSIEMGARGGMIAPDETTFAYIKGREHAPKGEKWDEALAYWKTLKTDEGAVFDKEYTFDAADIEPMITYGTNPGMGQGITKAIPTSDQVEGGKATYDKSLSYMGFHENEEMLGKPIDYVFIGSCTNGRIEDFRAFASIVKGRKKADNVTAWIVPGSHIVEQQIKDEGILDILTEAGFQLRQPGCSACLAMNDDKIPAGKYAVSTSNRNFEGRQGPGARTLLASPLVAAAAAVTGVVTDPRTLL from the coding sequence ATGAGTAATCAAGCGAGTACCCTTTTCGACAAAGTGTGGGATGCCCACGTTGTCCGTAAAATCGAGGATGGTCCGGATGTTTTCTTCATCGACCGCCACTTTATCCACGAAGTAACGAGCCCTGTTGCTTTCCTGGGACTCGAAAACAGGGGCATTGGTGTAATGTACCCCGAGCGTACTTTCGCGACGGCGGATCACAACACCCCGACTATTAACCAGCACCTTCCGGTTCAGGACCCGCTTTCGGCCAACCAGTTGAAAGCCCTCGAAGCAAATGCCGCGAAATACGGCATTTCACACTGGGGATTGGGACACGCGCGTAACGGTATCGTGCACGTCGTGGGACCTGAAAACGGTATTACGCTGCCTGGTATGACGATCGTTTGTGGTGACTCGCACACTTCTACCCACGGTGCGTTCGGCGCGATCGCGTTCGGTATCGGTACTTCGGAGGTGGAAATGGTGCTTTCTTCGCAATGCATCATGCAGCCTAAGCCTAAGAAAATGCGTGTAAACGTGAATGGCAAGCTGGGCAAAGGCGTGACGCCGAAAGACGTGACGCTTTATATCATTTCGAAACTGACTACTGCCGGGGCAACAGGTTATTTCGTTGAATACGCGGGAGATGTATTTGAAAATATGTCGATGGAAGGCCGGATGACCGTTTGCAATATGAGTATCGAGATGGGTGCACGCGGTGGTATGATCGCTCCCGACGAAACTACTTTTGCCTATATCAAAGGCCGTGAACATGCTCCGAAGGGTGAAAAGTGGGACGAAGCACTAGCCTATTGGAAAACACTGAAAACGGACGAAGGTGCTGTTTTCGACAAAGAATATACTTTCGATGCGGCCGATATCGAGCCGATGATCACCTACGGTACCAACCCGGGTATGGGCCAGGGCATCACCAAGGCGATCCCTACGTCCGACCAGGTGGAAGGTGGCAAGGCTACCTACGATAAGTCGCTGAGTTACATGGGCTTCCATGAAAACGAAGAAATGCTGGGTAAACCCATCGATTACGTTTTCATCGGTAGCTGTACCAATGGCCGTATCGAGGACTTCCGCGCGTTCGCGTCGATCGTGAAAGGCCGCAAAAAGGCGGATAACGTAACGGCGTGGATCGTTCCGGGCTCGCACATTGTGGAGCAGCAAATCAAAGACGAGGGTATCCTCGACATTCTGACCGAGGCCGGATTTCAGCTGCGTCAACCGGGTTGCTCGGCATGCCTGGCCATGAACGACGACAAGATCCCGGCAGGCAAATATGCGGTAAGTACCTCTAACCGTAACTTCGAAGGCCGCCAGGGCCCCGGCGCACGCACCCTGCTCGCAAGCCCGCTCGTAGCAGCAGCGGCAGCGGTAACGGGCGTGGTAACGGACCCGCGGACGTTGCTTTAA
- a CDS encoding AraC family transcriptional regulator, whose amino-acid sequence MLRVPSDISSQEFESLKIQDMTFVAYRNEVYPSKYDVFFEEHAVIVVLEGEKKFTSPTQEVHVEKGDILFIQRGFYLMSESIHEAYKSLVFFFDEKLLKEFVGLHPELFDAQKDAGAVEYPILLLKSDDNFEKFIQSVFPYFRSRTELKNHFLRLKFQELLLHLMELDNSNQLRGILYSLYKGEKVDLSFLMNSYYLKPLTLNELARLSGRSLSAFKRDFQEEFNTSPALWLKNKRLDYADFLLRNSTKNVSEISTEIGYESVSHFIKTYKEKYGTTPKRQG is encoded by the coding sequence ATGCTCCGTGTACCATCTGACATCAGCTCTCAGGAATTCGAGTCCCTGAAAATTCAGGATATGACCTTCGTGGCATACCGTAACGAGGTATACCCTTCCAAATACGATGTGTTTTTCGAAGAGCATGCGGTGATTGTGGTCCTGGAAGGAGAGAAGAAATTTACCAGCCCTACGCAGGAGGTGCACGTTGAAAAAGGTGATATTTTGTTTATTCAGAGGGGCTTCTATTTAATGTCGGAATCCATTCATGAAGCGTATAAGAGTCTGGTTTTCTTTTTCGACGAAAAGCTGCTGAAAGAATTTGTGGGACTGCATCCCGAACTGTTTGATGCTCAAAAGGACGCCGGCGCGGTCGAATACCCGATTTTGCTTTTGAAGTCGGATGATAATTTTGAAAAATTCATTCAATCAGTATTTCCCTATTTCCGCTCGCGGACGGAGTTGAAAAACCACTTTTTACGTTTGAAATTCCAGGAGCTGCTGCTGCATTTAATGGAGCTGGATAACTCAAACCAGCTGCGCGGTATTTTGTATAGTCTATATAAAGGCGAAAAGGTCGATCTTTCGTTTTTGATGAACAGCTACTATTTGAAGCCGCTTACATTGAATGAGCTGGCGCGGCTTTCGGGGCGGAGCCTTTCCGCATTCAAGCGCGATTTTCAGGAGGAATTCAATACTTCACCGGCATTGTGGCTGAAAAACAAGCGGTTGGATTATGCGGATTTCCTGTTGAGGAATAGTACGAAGAACGTTTCGGAGATCAGCACGGAGATCGGATATGAAAGCGTTTCCCATTTTATAAAGACCTATAAAGAGAAATACGGGACTACGCCGAAGCGGCAGGGGTGA
- the ilvC gene encoding ketol-acid reductoisomerase, with amino-acid sequence MAKLNFGGVEEEVVTREEFPLEKAREVLSNETIAVIGYGVQGPGQSLNMRDNGFNVIVGQRKGGKSWDKAVADGWVPGETLFDIEEALAKGTIICYLLSDAAQIELWPTVKKYLTAGKSLYFSHGFGVTYKDQTGIVPPADVDVYLVAPKGSGTSLRRMFVEGKGLNSSFAVFQDATGKAREKCIAMGIGVGSGYLFETDFYREVTSDLTGERGTLMGAIQGIFAAQYEVLRSNGHTPSEAFNETVEELTQSLMPLVAENGMDWMYANCSTTAQRGALDWWKPFRDATKPVFEQLYNSVKTGEQAKISITRNSQPDYRVKLEEELAELRESEMWQAGATVRSLRPERN; translated from the coding sequence ATGGCAAAATTAAATTTCGGCGGGGTCGAAGAAGAAGTAGTAACCCGTGAAGAATTTCCTCTTGAAAAAGCACGCGAAGTACTTTCTAACGAAACCATCGCTGTAATTGGTTACGGCGTACAAGGCCCAGGCCAAAGCTTGAACATGCGCGACAACGGATTCAATGTAATCGTTGGTCAGCGTAAAGGTGGTAAGTCTTGGGACAAAGCCGTTGCTGACGGATGGGTACCAGGCGAAACCCTTTTCGACATCGAAGAGGCGCTTGCAAAAGGAACCATCATTTGCTACCTGCTTTCTGACGCTGCTCAGATCGAACTTTGGCCAACAGTTAAAAAATACCTTACTGCCGGGAAATCGCTGTATTTCTCGCACGGTTTCGGTGTAACTTATAAAGATCAGACGGGCATCGTTCCTCCTGCCGACGTGGACGTGTACCTGGTTGCTCCAAAAGGATCGGGAACTTCGCTGCGCCGCATGTTCGTGGAAGGAAAAGGTTTGAACTCTTCTTTCGCGGTATTCCAGGATGCTACCGGCAAAGCGCGTGAAAAATGTATCGCAATGGGTATCGGTGTGGGTTCAGGTTACCTGTTCGAAACCGATTTCTACCGCGAAGTAACTTCCGACCTTACCGGCGAGCGCGGTACTTTGATGGGTGCTATCCAGGGTATTTTCGCAGCGCAATACGAAGTGTTGCGTTCAAACGGCCACACGCCGTCGGAAGCATTCAACGAAACCGTTGAAGAGCTGACCCAATCGCTGATGCCATTGGTTGCTGAAAACGGTATGGATTGGATGTACGCCAACTGCTCTACTACGGCGCAGCGCGGTGCTTTGGACTGGTGGAAACCATTCCGCGACGCTACCAAGCCTGTTTTCGAACAACTTTACAACTCCGTAAAAACCGGCGAGCAAGCTAAGATCTCCATCACGCGCAACTCGCAGCCCGACTACCGCGTGAAACTGGAAGAAGAGCTGGCCGAACTGCGCGAATCGGAAATGTGGCAGGCGGGCGCAACTGTTCGCAGCCTCCGTCCGGAAAGAAACTAA